A part of Brachybacterium faecium DSM 4810 genomic DNA contains:
- a CDS encoding nicotinate-nucleotide pyrophosphorylase (carboxylating) (PFAM: Quinolinate phosphoribosyl transferase, N-terminal domain; Quinolinate phosphoribosyl transferase, C-terminal domain~TIGRFAM: nicotinate-nucleotide pyrophosphorylase), with product MLTRAQIDPVVTAALAEDAPWGDLTGEVFLPAGATATAQLTAREDGVLAGIDVVAAAFRLTDPATELTAHRADGDRFTTGEVLATVTGPARAVLQAERIALNLVQRMSGIATATRAMVDAVEGTGARITDTRKTTPGLRALERHAVRCGGGVNHRFSLSDAVMAKDNHLAVLAQQGVDLTEAIRRARARLGHTTRLEVEVDRLDQIEPVLAGGVDILMLDNFSLADLAAGVRQVAGRAIVEASGTVTLDTVGDIARTGVDVISSGALTHSARHLDLGLDMTVAAGADGAARADSAAGAAGTVEAAGA from the coding sequence ATGCTGACCCGTGCCCAGATCGACCCCGTCGTCACCGCCGCCCTCGCGGAGGACGCCCCCTGGGGCGACCTCACCGGCGAGGTGTTCCTGCCCGCCGGCGCCACCGCCACCGCCCAGCTCACCGCCCGCGAGGACGGGGTGCTGGCCGGGATCGACGTGGTCGCCGCCGCGTTCCGCCTCACCGACCCGGCGACGGAGCTCACCGCCCACCGCGCCGACGGGGACCGCTTCACCACGGGGGAGGTGCTGGCCACCGTGACCGGCCCTGCCCGGGCCGTGCTCCAGGCCGAGCGGATCGCGCTGAACCTCGTGCAGCGGATGTCCGGGATCGCCACCGCCACCCGGGCCATGGTCGACGCCGTCGAGGGCACGGGCGCGCGCATCACCGACACCCGCAAGACCACCCCGGGCCTGCGCGCCCTCGAACGGCACGCGGTGCGCTGCGGCGGGGGCGTGAACCACCGCTTCTCCCTCTCCGACGCCGTGATGGCCAAGGACAACCATCTCGCCGTGCTCGCCCAGCAGGGCGTGGACCTCACCGAGGCGATCCGCCGGGCCCGCGCCCGGCTCGGCCACACCACCCGGCTCGAGGTGGAGGTGGACCGCCTCGACCAGATCGAGCCCGTGCTCGCCGGCGGCGTCGACATCCTCATGCTCGACAACTTCTCGCTCGCCGACCTCGCCGCCGGGGTGCGGCAGGTCGCCGGGCGCGCGATCGTCGAGGCCAGCGGCACCGTCACCCTCGACACCGTCGGGGACATCGCCCGCACCGGCGTGGACGTCATCTCCTCCGGCGCCCTCACCCACAGCGCCCGCCACCTCGACCTGGGCCTGGACATGACCGTCGCCGCGGGTGCTGACGGCGCCGCGCGTGCTGACAGCGCTGCAGGCGCTGCCGGCACCGTCGAGGCCGCAGGCGCCTGA
- a CDS encoding L-aspartate oxidase (PFAM: FAD dependent oxidoreductase~TIGRFAM: L-aspartate oxidase) yields MAGQPAPLRTEVLVVGSGIAGLTAALTAAERSDVLLVTKGELAEGATCRAQGGIAGAVGPGDSPAAHARDTLAAGAGLGDAEAVQVLCAQGPAAIAELLARGVVFDRAEDGSCALGLEGAHDRPRILHAGGDATGRAIEHALIRAARARAAEGARGGLTLLEDTALVDLQVAQGQVVGAELLAADGSRVRVRARSTVLATGGAGQLFAHTTNPAVATGDGLAAAWRAGAALEDLEFFQFHPTALAVKGPHASFLVSEAVRGEGALLRDAQGRRFLPALDPRGELAPRDVVARAIAHVMAAQGGRPVLLDATAIGAERLRRRFPTIDAAVRAAGIDWGREPVPVTPAAHYWMGGIRTDLDGRTTLPGLHAAGECARTGVHGANRLASNSLLEGAVFGARAGAAAATSTPADHGSPAAGPTGAGEELPPRTATGRAWSRTELQELLWSHAGLLRSGTALEEAAAELATWRAPDPAAHITARELEDRNLLDLARLLLAHALARPGSVGAHHRLDEPGTTAAPHPVPSLDLTPEAPAC; encoded by the coding sequence ATGGCGGGACAGCCCGCCCCGCTGCGCACCGAGGTGCTCGTGGTCGGCTCCGGCATCGCGGGGCTCACCGCGGCCCTGACCGCCGCCGAGCGCAGCGACGTGCTGCTGGTGACCAAGGGCGAGCTCGCCGAGGGCGCCACGTGCCGCGCCCAGGGCGGCATTGCCGGGGCCGTCGGCCCCGGGGACAGCCCCGCCGCGCACGCCCGCGACACCCTCGCCGCCGGTGCCGGCCTCGGCGACGCGGAGGCCGTGCAGGTGCTGTGCGCGCAGGGCCCTGCGGCGATCGCTGAGCTCCTCGCCCGCGGAGTGGTCTTCGACCGCGCCGAGGACGGCTCCTGCGCGCTCGGCCTCGAGGGTGCCCACGACCGGCCCCGGATCCTCCACGCCGGCGGCGACGCGACCGGCCGCGCGATCGAGCACGCCCTGATCCGCGCCGCCCGCGCCCGCGCGGCCGAGGGAGCGCGCGGCGGGCTCACCCTGCTCGAGGACACCGCCCTGGTGGACCTGCAGGTCGCGCAGGGCCAGGTGGTCGGCGCCGAGCTGCTCGCGGCCGACGGCTCCCGCGTCCGGGTGCGGGCGCGCTCCACCGTGCTCGCCACCGGCGGTGCGGGGCAGCTCTTCGCCCACACCACGAACCCCGCCGTGGCCACCGGGGACGGGCTCGCCGCGGCCTGGCGGGCCGGCGCCGCGCTCGAGGACCTCGAGTTCTTCCAGTTCCATCCCACCGCGCTCGCCGTAAAGGGACCGCACGCCTCGTTCCTCGTCTCCGAGGCGGTGCGGGGCGAGGGGGCGCTGCTGCGCGATGCGCAGGGGCGGCGCTTCCTGCCCGCGCTCGACCCCCGCGGCGAGCTCGCCCCGCGAGACGTCGTCGCCCGCGCGATCGCCCACGTCATGGCCGCACAGGGCGGCAGGCCCGTGCTGCTGGACGCCACCGCGATCGGTGCCGAGCGCCTGCGCCGCCGCTTCCCCACGATCGACGCGGCCGTGCGCGCGGCCGGGATCGACTGGGGCCGGGAGCCGGTGCCCGTCACCCCGGCCGCCCACTACTGGATGGGCGGCATCCGCACCGACCTCGACGGCCGCACCACCCTGCCGGGCCTCCACGCGGCCGGCGAATGCGCCCGCACCGGGGTGCACGGCGCGAACCGCCTGGCCTCGAACTCCCTGCTCGAGGGGGCCGTGTTCGGCGCCCGCGCCGGCGCCGCGGCCGCCACGTCGACACCCGCGGACCATGGCTCCCCGGCCGCAGGACCGACGGGCGCGGGGGAGGAGCTGCCGCCCCGCACCGCGACCGGCCGCGCCTGGTCCCGCACCGAGCTCCAGGAGCTGCTGTGGTCCCACGCCGGCCTGCTGCGCTCCGGGACCGCGCTCGAGGAGGCCGCGGCCGAGCTCGCCACCTGGCGCGCCCCGGATCCCGCCGCGCACATCACGGCGCGCGAGCTCGAGGACCGCAACCTCCTCGACCTCGCCCGCCTGCTCCTCGCCCACGCCCTGGCCCGCCCCGGATCCGTCGGCGCCCACCACCGGCTCGACGAACCCGGCACCACGGCCGCGCCCCATCCCGTTCCATCCCTCGACCTCACCCCGGAGGCCCCCGCATGCTGA